From Paenarthrobacter sp. A20:
ACACTCCGAAACGCAACCAGGTTTCCCAGTGCAGTTGGAACATGAGGAATGCCGAAGCAAGGACGCCGAAGGCGGGAACCACCGGCATGAGCGGCAGGCGGAAGGTACGCGGAGCGTTGGGCTTGGTGTAGCGGAAGACAATCACGGAAACACAAACCACCACGAAAGCGGCCAGGATACCGATGTTGGTCAGGTCGGCCACTTCCTTGATGGGGAAGACGCCGGCAAGGAACGCCGAGGCGACGCCGGCGATCCATGTGACGCGCTGTGGCGTGCCGTGCCGGTCCGTTTTGGCGAACCAGCCTGGCAGCAGGCCGTCGCGGCTCATGGAGAACCACACGCGGGTGACGCCCAACAGGAACGTGAGCATGACGGTCAGGATGGACAGGACAGCGAAGACCGAGATGATGGTGGCAATGACCGGGAGTCCGACCCCTTGGAACGCCGATGCGAAGCCGGCGGTGGGATTGATGTCCTTGTAGTTCTGCATCCCCGTGAGGACCAGCGTGGCAGCGACGTACAACAGCATGGCAATGATCAAGGACAGGATGATGGCCTTGGGCATGTGCTTCTTGCCGTCCTTGGCCTCTTCCGCCGCTGTACTCATGGCGTCATAACCGAAGACTGCGAAGAAGACGGTCGCGGCGCCGGCAATGACCGGACCGAAGCCACTGGGCATGAACGGGTTGTAGTTCTCAGCGTTCACGTAGAAAATGCCAAGGCCGATGATGAAGAGGATCAGGATGACCTTGATGGCTACCGCGACAAGTTCGAACCGGCCGAACGCCTTGGTTCCACGGCTCAGGATCCACGTTACCAAGAGGCAGACGAGGATCGCGGGGAGGTTGATGATGCCGCCCTTGCCCTCGTCGGCAGTGGACGTCATCCAGGTTGGCATGTGGATTCCGATGCCGGAGAGGAACGCGTCAAAGTAGCCGGAGATGCCGATGGCCACCACTGCCACGATGGCGATGTATTCCAGCAGGAGGTCCCAACCGATGAACCAGCCAATGATCTCGCCAAGGGCCACATAGCCGTAGGTGTAAGCCGAGCCGGCACGGGGGATCATCCCAGCGAATTCGGCGTAGGAAAGCGCGGCTGCGCCGGACGCCAGGCCGGCGATCAGGAAGGAAAACAGCACGGCAGGGCCAACGCCCGGAGTTCCCTCGCTGCCATGGGCTACAAGTCCGGCAAGGGAGAAAATCCCGACGCCGATAATTCCCCCGACGCCGATGGCCGTCAGTTGCCAGAGGCCAAGACTCTTGAATAGTCCGCTGTGCTTGTTTTCTTCCTCAATGTCGTCGATCGGCTTGCGTCTCAGGACGGACTTGGAAGTCGTCTGTTGATTCATGGGGGTACTCCTGCCAGTTGGCGTGGAACGGTGATGAGCTCGCAGTACATTATGCGAGCCGAATCACATTAGATAAAGCGAATTCTTCTGAGGGGTATCAGTTACTTCACGTAATGAG
This genomic window contains:
- a CDS encoding amino acid permease, producing MNQQTTSKSVLRRKPIDDIEEENKHSGLFKSLGLWQLTAIGVGGIIGVGIFSLAGLVAHGSEGTPGVGPAVLFSFLIAGLASGAAALSYAEFAGMIPRAGSAYTYGYVALGEIIGWFIGWDLLLEYIAIVAVVAIGISGYFDAFLSGIGIHMPTWMTSTADEGKGGIINLPAILVCLLVTWILSRGTKAFGRFELVAVAIKVILILFIIGLGIFYVNAENYNPFMPSGFGPVIAGAATVFFAVFGYDAMSTAAEEAKDGKKHMPKAIILSLIIAMLLYVAATLVLTGMQNYKDINPTAGFASAFQGVGLPVIATIISVFAVLSILTVMLTFLLGVTRVWFSMSRDGLLPGWFAKTDRHGTPQRVTWIAGVASAFLAGVFPIKEVADLTNIGILAAFVVVCVSVIVFRYTKPNAPRTFRLPLMPVVPAFGVLASAFLMFQLHWETWLRFGVWLVIGLVIYFAYGRRHSLMNPDSPRHKVSSTPSA